One Candidatus Binatota bacterium genomic region harbors:
- a CDS encoding LLM class flavin-dependent oxidoreductase: MKFGLLQIFQNFRSQVSDERLWQEELELALLAEDLGFDSVWVVEHHSNDYSACPDNLQYLSYLAGRTERIQLATGAVIVPWNDPLRVAEKVSVLDQLSGGRAHLGLGRGLARREYKNFGIDMDTSRERFDEAAAMILDALDTGFIEGDGPYYPQARTEIRPRPSRGFRDRLTCIAMSPDSVDAAANLGGAMAVFSQTPWEMMAEELERWRGLYREQHASEPPPPVMADIAVCHADLASAAQLAERHVVGYLTTVMEHYELMGEHFKRAKGYEMYATAGDMMREIGLEALKEQYLEVQAWGDPAQVIDRLHARHELIGDFDLNMCFRHAGIPLEDAANGMKLFAEKVMPEFR, encoded by the coding sequence GTGAAATTCGGACTGCTGCAGATATTTCAGAACTTCAGGAGCCAGGTAAGCGACGAGCGTTTGTGGCAGGAGGAACTCGAGCTGGCCCTGCTGGCCGAAGACCTGGGCTTCGATTCGGTCTGGGTGGTAGAGCACCACTCCAACGACTACTCGGCCTGCCCCGACAACCTTCAGTACCTGTCTTACCTGGCCGGCCGCACCGAGCGCATCCAGCTGGCCACCGGCGCAGTCATCGTGCCCTGGAATGACCCGTTGCGGGTGGCCGAGAAGGTCTCGGTACTCGACCAGCTGTCGGGTGGCAGGGCGCACCTGGGGTTGGGGCGTGGCCTGGCCAGGCGTGAGTACAAAAACTTTGGCATAGACATGGACACTTCGCGCGAACGCTTCGACGAGGCTGCCGCGATGATACTGGACGCTCTCGATACCGGGTTCATAGAGGGCGACGGACCGTACTACCCACAAGCTCGCACCGAAATACGTCCGCGGCCGAGCAGGGGGTTCAGGGATCGCCTGACCTGCATCGCCATGTCGCCCGATTCGGTTGACGCCGCGGCCAACCTGGGCGGGGCCATGGCGGTTTTCTCGCAGACGCCGTGGGAGATGATGGCCGAGGAGCTGGAGCGTTGGCGGGGGTTGTACCGCGAGCAACACGCCAGCGAACCGCCCCCGCCGGTAATGGCTGACATCGCGGTCTGTCACGCCGACCTGGCCAGCGCCGCCCAGCTCGCCGAGCGTCACGTGGTTGGCTACCTGACCACGGTGATGGAGCACTACGAGCTGATGGGCGAGCACTTCAAACGCGCCAAGGGCTACGAGATGTACGCGACTGCCGGCGATATGATGCGCGAGATCGGCCTCGAGGCCCTCAAGGAACAGTATCTCGAGGTGCAGGCCTGGGGCGATCCCGCCCAGGTGATTGACCGACTACACGCCCGCCACGAACTCATCGGCGATTTTGACCTCAACATGTGTTTTCGCCACGCGGGCATTCCCCTGGAGGACGCCGCCAATGGCATGAAGCTGTTCGCCGAGAAAGTTATGCCCGAGTTCCGCTGA
- a CDS encoding FAD-dependent oxidoreductase: MAGPCKARNPPALAWIPATAVFYRVNARADSLPSPWLEEVELDYAPPLLGEHSADLAVVGGGLTGLSAALEMAQTGASVALLEAETSGFGASARNAGHLTPTIGKDVPTLLRLFGADKTARLLAYSDAAILHVESLISQHAIACDYEAVGNVVAAVDSRQYGAIDRASAAAADNGLPGCLLDGAEMSKRGLPASFTRGFFEANGGVLNPALYCRGLRQAALEAGVVVFDQSRVAGIDDSRPTAVVHSERGRLKAGRVVLATNAYTPALFSRGSGRPPVSGARLSGARSLGLGSSGLRLQVQLFRTAPLSDSQLSRLPWTGREGIYTAHEALESYRLTADNRILGGAKWVRYGFNNRALADVNGRVAEGLERVFRERFPELDDVDVERHWGGPIFLAMDFLPRVGSGGRHGNIFHSLAYAGHGLAHASYAGKVLADMLAGDNGPGSVLWQRRSMPTPPEPLRWLIFQALNGVLALIDKKADRKAADRRS, translated from the coding sequence GCCCCCCTTGCTGGGCGAGCACAGTGCAGACCTGGCCGTGGTGGGCGGCGGCCTGACGGGCCTGTCTGCCGCGCTGGAGATGGCGCAAACCGGAGCGTCGGTGGCGCTGCTCGAGGCCGAGACCTCGGGCTTCGGTGCCAGCGCGCGCAACGCCGGTCACCTGACCCCTACCATAGGCAAGGACGTGCCGACCCTGCTGCGTCTTTTCGGTGCCGACAAGACCGCCCGCCTGCTGGCCTACAGCGACGCGGCCATCCTGCACGTTGAAAGCCTCATCTCGCAACACGCTATAGCCTGCGACTACGAAGCCGTGGGCAACGTGGTGGCGGCTGTCGACAGCAGGCAGTACGGCGCCATAGATCGCGCTTCGGCGGCGGCAGCCGACAACGGCTTGCCTGGCTGCTTGCTGGATGGCGCCGAGATGAGCAAGCGCGGCTTACCCGCCTCGTTTACGCGCGGTTTTTTTGAAGCCAACGGTGGAGTACTGAACCCGGCGCTCTACTGTCGCGGCCTGAGACAAGCCGCGCTTGAAGCTGGTGTCGTTGTTTTTGATCAGAGTCGAGTCGCCGGCATAGACGACTCGAGACCCACTGCCGTGGTGCACAGCGAGCGCGGCAGGCTCAAGGCTGGTCGGGTGGTGCTGGCCACCAACGCTTACACGCCGGCCCTGTTCAGCCGGGGATCAGGCCGCCCTCCGGTGAGCGGAGCGCGCTTGAGTGGTGCCCGCTCGCTGGGCCTGGGTTCCAGTGGCCTGCGACTGCAGGTGCAGCTTTTTCGCACAGCGCCGCTGAGTGATTCGCAGCTCTCGCGCTTGCCGTGGACCGGGCGCGAGGGGATTTACACTGCCCACGAAGCGCTTGAAAGCTATCGCCTGACGGCAGACAACCGAATATTGGGCGGGGCCAAGTGGGTGCGCTACGGCTTTAACAACCGCGCCCTTGCCGACGTGAACGGCCGCGTGGCCGAGGGCCTGGAGCGGGTGTTCCGCGAGCGTTTTCCAGAACTCGACGACGTCGACGTTGAGCGGCACTGGGGTGGGCCGATTTTTCTTGCGATGGATTTTCTGCCGCGAGTCGGGAGCGGCGGCCGACACGGTAATATATTTCACTCGCTGGCCTACGCCGGACACGGCCTCGCGCACGCGAGCTACGCGGGCAAAGTGCTGGCCGACATGCTCGCGGGTGACAACGGGCCCGGGTCGGTGTTGTGGCAACGGCGGTCTATGCCCACGCCGCCCGAGCCGTTGCGCTGGCTGATCTTCCAGGCGCTGAACGGGGTGTTGGCGCTCATAGACAAAAAGGCAGACCGGAAAGCGGCGGACCGAAGGAGCTGA